In the Ostrinia nubilalis chromosome 7, ilOstNubi1.1, whole genome shotgun sequence genome, one interval contains:
- the LOC135073251 gene encoding uncharacterized protein LOC135073251, which produces MTMALKILRYISYSRHTNYTNILLKSTQPNVLQKSQRNLHVTNLTQRKMFMETENQYAYSLMEKKGYALISLSNPKLSNYCEVDKEHFDKIMNENWSKQSPSLLFEAFLKLAIFSYDNNLNISNKIFDSFIDSLTDNIGLATDEELKLLFHYLLKWPETESIRTRNYIEVWAALDDECLNRLNRWSFDQMLGFVSMFYMLNVTKYSDYCLKCIQKLAYKAKHLTPNQLVETLFFVGIMRKSPNDMHALEIHLDKLFESFSIDELAIMSMGFFKSKTPIRSNDLVSKIGDKVIEQSKDVHEVSLAALLKIIRYSNKALDGQVYKILDVLQHEIPRLSVMCRVHLALLGTATLSLHKECLHKIAMSTLSEIDKTRLKDLERLILTFGTLNFAPETETCLFQKVVEELRKPERLPEIEKHGRSFACCVSYLAYLKIYPLDLMNKVLSPEFLERTYGKHHITYGREVLAIHNSAKIFCSEKNMNYLSDKCATSLAKKYTDYVPNEEYKKQYNVSERMFLDVMKTLKDNRGGNEYVVGGHIVTHHQRGDVIVCNNHDYQPMEVKKQFSSVPFGNLHKPPDGNNWVALVVAGRNTMIQETGTPTGPFETKVRELGALGFHAELVLWSKYTLLETKEAKTKYLNSLIKSAIHNGKKYEIKLI; this is translated from the exons ATGACAATGGCTTTAAAAATTTTACGCTATATCAGTTATAGTCGTCATACAAActacacaaatattttgttgaaaTCTACACAACCAAATGTATTACAAAAATCACAGAGAAATCTACATGTTACTAATTTAACACAGAGAAAAATGTTCATGGAAACTGAAAATCAATATGCGTACAGTCTAATGGAAAAGAAAGGTTATGCTTTGATTTCTCTATCTAATCCTAAGTTAAGCAACTACTGTGAAGTTGACAAAGaacattttgataaaattatgaATGAAAACTGGTCAAAACAATCTCCCTCGTTATTATTTGAGGCTTTCTTAAAGTTAGCTATATTTAGCTATGACAACAACTTAAatatatcaaataaaatatttgattcaTTTATAGACAGTCTTACTGATAACATAGGACTTGCTACAGACGAAGAACTTAAATTATTATTCCACTATTTACTCAAATGGCCAGAAACTGAGTCAATCAGAACCAGAAACTACATAGAAGTTTGGGCTGCACTAGATGACGAGTGCTTAAACCGGCTAAATAGATGGTCCTTTGATCAAATGTTGGGTTTTGTCTCTATGTTTTACATGCTGAATGTAACAAAATATAGTGATTATTGTTTAAAGTGTATACAAAAGCTAGCATACAAAGCAAAACACTTGACACCAAATCAATTGGTTGAAACCTTGTTCTTTGTTGGAATCATGCGAAAATCACCAAATGATATGCATGCTTTGGAAATTCATCTTGATAAACTTTTCGAAAGCTTCTCAATTGATGAATTAGCTATTATGTCTATGGGGTTTTTCAAGAGTAAAACCCCAATAAGGAGTAATGATTTAGTTTCTAAAATAGGTGATAAAGTTATAGAGCAATCTAAAGATGTACATGAAGTATCACTGGCTGCACTACTTAAAATTATAAGATACTCCAACAAAGCACTAGATGGTCAAGTATACAAAATATTAGATGTACTCCAACATGAAATACCTAGATTATCTGTCATGTGTAGGGTCCACTTGGCATTACTGGGAACTGCAACCCTTTCATTACATAAAGAATGTTTACATAAGATAGCAATGTCTACTTTAAGTGAAATTGATAAAACAAGACTGAAAGATCTAGAGAGATTAATCTTGACATTTGGTACCTTAAATTTTGCACCTGAAACAGAAACTTGTTTATTCCAAAAAGTTGTAGAAGAGCTTCGAAAACCAGAGCGATTACCAGAAATTGAGAAACATGGCAGGTCTTTTGCATGTTGTGTCTCATATTTAGCATATTTGAAGATTTATCCTTTAGATCTTATGAATAAAGTGTTGAGTCCAGAGTTTTTAGAAAGGACTTATGGTAAACACCACATAACATATGGACGAGAAGTTTTAGCAATACATAATTCAGCGAAAATATTTTGCtctgaaaaaaatatgaattatcttagcgataaatgtgctacgtccttagCAAAAAAATATACTGATTATGTACCAAATGAAGAATATAAAAAACAGTACAATGTGAGTGAAAGAATGTTTTTAGATGTTATGAAAACTTTGAAAGATAACAGAGGTGGTAATGAGTATGTCGTTGGTGGACATATTGTGACACATCACCAAAGAGGAG ATGTCATTGTATGCAACAATCATGATTATCAACCAATGGAAGTAAAAAAACAGTTTAGCTCAGTTCCATTTGGGAATCTACATAAACCACCTGATGGTAATAACTGGGTAGCATTAGTAGTTGCGGGGAGAAACACCATGATCCAGGAGACAGGCACACCTACCGGGCCTTTTGAAACAAAGGTCAGAGAACTCGGAGCATTGGGCTTCCATGCTGAGTTG GTGTTATGGTCAAAATATACATTACTGGAGACGAAAGAGGCGAAAACTAAATATTTGAACAGTCTAATCAAAAGTGCCATTCACAAtggtaaaaaatatgaaattaaattaatttaa
- the LOC135073256 gene encoding uncharacterized protein LOC135073256 isoform X2, with protein MYATSTASTTSGSGRCAVAAGAERRVRVVRLLRPRRAAPAFGFSLRGGREYATGFFVSKVDFNSEAHLQGLKVGDQLVSVNGYRVDDAVHSELVHYLASQTRLKIKVRNVGMLPVKDKAHESLSWQFVSDRASLGSDVSSSPTLCHDTERLADMRLSILVPPRAKLGCGICKGPDWKPGIFVQFVREGGIAQEAGLRPGDQILSCNGQDFTNVTFNEAISAMKAVGRLELVIREGAGTELVSPESSGYNSSASSAAGERSPAPTVVPLAPPAALRRRLASVAEEAADRADRLTMNRLKRRTWDSLEFDWKDGDVHSFDIDAPSDIEPDYDCPSIPNNPHTFENKHNLRNKSKKDFVSAPSNRTIINLTEDGATIQCSYDNHNQSPRKSTFTANHTTRDNNDKKTIVVEVHHTSGPTTCPKTHSNYPPPPKKEDLDSSSISSSATLSSAIAEELQRRKLKKTSNSIENNPAPNPPKKSSIPKIASNDQKKQHDALMDEFKKVHRKMFANQDETTTKEGTETDVDSLDRKQTLPLKKAEYDSAETTTNHHAPPKREATDNPPPPPPMPTTNGHQNGDAKAITNNKPMGKPIFQDIIKSQTLRNGTLTRTPTPDYNNKADSAQLKLKSKDDKAELESLESYKLKNPVNVPPKPPSNYFMRAPNGTATMKKLARPVSVTIGEYAGGGGRREPTKLDFLGADKPDGGAPDDVPITNRLQSELAMTLSRSNLRKKTEALADAGR; from the exons AGGGAGTACGCCACCGGCTTCTTCGTGTCCAAAGTCGACTTCAATTCCGAAGCACATCTCCAAGGACTTAAG GTTGGCGATCAGTTGGTGAGCGTAAATGGATACCGCGTGGATGATGCCGTGCACTCAGAGTTGGTGCACTACCTTGCCTCGCAGACCCGTCTCAAGATCAAAGTTAGAA ATGTCGGAATGTTACCTGTCAAAGA CAAAGCGCACGAGTCTTTGTCATGGCAATTCGTGTCGGATCGAGCCTCGCTGGGTTCGGACGTGTCGTCTTCGCCCACCCTGTGCCATGACACAGAGCGGCTAGCAGACATGCGACTCTCAATACTGGTGCCCCCGCGAGCCAAGCTTGGATGCGG AATCTGTAAGGGCCCCGACTGGAAGCCGGGCATATTCGTTCAATTTGTGCGCGAGGGCGGCATCGCGCAGGAAGCGGGGCTGCGGCCGGGGGACCAGATCCTGTCGTGCAACGGCCAAGATTTCACTAACGTAACCTTTAATGAG GCAATATCAGCGATGAAGGCAGTCGGGCGTCTCGAGCTGGTGATTCGAGAAGGGGCTGGTACGGAGCTGGTGTCTCCGGAGAGCTCTGGGTACAACAGCTCGGCGTCGTCGGCAGCCGGCGAGCGCAGTCCCGCGCCCACCGTGGTGCCGCTGGCGCCGCCAGCCGCCCTGCGCAGGCGCCTCGCAAGCGTCGCTGAAGAAGCCGCTGACAGGGCTGATAG ATTGACTATGAATAGACTAAAACGAAGAACGTGGGACAGTTTAGAATTTGATTGGAAAGATGGTGATGTACATAGTTTTGATATTGACGCGCCATCGGATATAGAGCCGGATTATGACTGTCCGAGTATACCAAACAATCCACATACCTTTGAAAATAAACATAATCTAAGAAATAAGTCAAAAAAAGACTTTGTAAGTGCTCCATCGAATAGAACTATAATTAATTTAACCGAAGACGGTGCTACAATTCAATGTAGTTATGATAACCATAACCAATCTCCTAGGAAAAGCACATTCACCGCAAATCACACGACTagagataataatgataaaaaaacaATAGTAGTTGAAGTTCATCACACCAGTGGTCCTACAACCTGTCCAAAAACGCACAGTAACTATCCACCGCCCCCGAAGAAAGAAGACCTGGACTCCTCCAGTATATCGAGTTCAGCTACGTTATCGAGTGCCATTGCCGAAGAGTTGCAGAGGCGGAAATTG AAAAAGACATCGAATTCTATAGAAAATAATCCAGCGCCAAATCCGCCGAAAAAATCTAGCATACCAAAAATCGCAAGTAATGATCAGAAGAAGCAGCACGACGCCCTAATGGACGAATTCAAAAAAGTGCATAGGAAAATGTTTGCTAACCAAGATGAGACCACCACAAAAGAAGGCACTGAGACCGACGTTGACAGCTTG GATCGCAAACAGACTCTGCCATTGAAGAAGGCCGAGTACGACTCTGCAGAGACCACCACCAACCATCACGCGCCGCCGAAACGGGAAGCCACCGACAACCCACCACCTCCGCCACCG ATGCCTACTACAAACGGACACCAAAACGGAGATGCCAAagcaataacaaataataaaccaATGGGCAAACCAATTTTCCAAGacattataaaatcacaaacaCTAAGAAACGGTACTTTGACTCGGACTCCCACACCAGATTACAACAATAAAGCGGACTCCGCGCAGTTGAAATTGAAGAGTAAGGATGACAAAGCCGAGCTCGAGTCGTTGGAGTCGTACAAGTTGAAGAACCCAGTGAATGTGCCACCGAAACCGCcgtctaattattttatgagAGCTCCGAATGGTACTGCGACTATGAAGAAGCTCGCGCGACCTGTTTCTGTGACCATAGGCGAGtacgcgggcggcggcggccgaCGGGAGCCGACGAAGCTGGACTTCCTGGGCGCCGACAAGCCCGACGGCGGAGCGCCCGACGACGTCCCCATCACTAATCGGCTGCAGTCCGAACTGGCGATGACGCTGTCCAGATCCAATTTGCGCAAAAAGACTGAGGCTTTG GCGGACGCTGGTCGATAA
- the LOC135073256 gene encoding uncharacterized protein LOC135073256 isoform X1, with protein MYATSTASTTSGSGRCAVAAGAERRVRVVRLLRPRRAAPAFGFSLRGGREYATGFFVSKVDFNSEAHLQGLKVGDQLVSVNGYRVDDAVHSELVHYLASQTRLKIKVRNVGMLPVKDKAHESLSWQFVSDRASLGSDVSSSPTLCHDTERLADMRLSILVPPRAKLGCGICKGPDWKPGIFVQFVREGGIAQEAGLRPGDQILSCNGQDFTNVTFNEAISAMKAVGRLELVIREGAGTELVSPESSGYNSSASSAAGERSPAPTVVPLAPPAALRRRLASVAEEAADRADRLTMNRLKRRTWDSLEFDWKDGDVHSFDIDAPSDIEPDYDCPSIPNNPHTFENKHNLRNKSKKDFVSAPSNRTIINLTEDGATIQCSYDNHNQSPRKSTFTANHTTRDNNDKKTIVVEVHHTSGPTTCPKTHSNYPPPPKKEDLDSSSISSSATLSSAIAEELQRRKLKKTSNSIENNPAPNPPKKSSIPKIASNDQKKQHDALMDEFKKVHRKMFANQDETTTKEGTETDVDSLDRKQTLPLKKAEYDSAETTTNHHAPPKREATDNPPPPPPMPTTNGHQNGDAKAITNNKPMGKPIFQDIIKSQTLRNGTLTRTPTPDYNNKADSAQLKLKSKDDKAELESLESYKLKNPVNVPPKPPSNYFMRAPNGTATMKKLARPVSVTIGEYAGGGGRREPTKLDFLGADKPDGGAPDDVPITNRLQSELAMTLSRSNLRKKTEALDDAIAKYSNARGLLLTEDSDTSLDQNFHARYGNYLHPLPPSINIPKVAKLKYHVI; from the exons AGGGAGTACGCCACCGGCTTCTTCGTGTCCAAAGTCGACTTCAATTCCGAAGCACATCTCCAAGGACTTAAG GTTGGCGATCAGTTGGTGAGCGTAAATGGATACCGCGTGGATGATGCCGTGCACTCAGAGTTGGTGCACTACCTTGCCTCGCAGACCCGTCTCAAGATCAAAGTTAGAA ATGTCGGAATGTTACCTGTCAAAGA CAAAGCGCACGAGTCTTTGTCATGGCAATTCGTGTCGGATCGAGCCTCGCTGGGTTCGGACGTGTCGTCTTCGCCCACCCTGTGCCATGACACAGAGCGGCTAGCAGACATGCGACTCTCAATACTGGTGCCCCCGCGAGCCAAGCTTGGATGCGG AATCTGTAAGGGCCCCGACTGGAAGCCGGGCATATTCGTTCAATTTGTGCGCGAGGGCGGCATCGCGCAGGAAGCGGGGCTGCGGCCGGGGGACCAGATCCTGTCGTGCAACGGCCAAGATTTCACTAACGTAACCTTTAATGAG GCAATATCAGCGATGAAGGCAGTCGGGCGTCTCGAGCTGGTGATTCGAGAAGGGGCTGGTACGGAGCTGGTGTCTCCGGAGAGCTCTGGGTACAACAGCTCGGCGTCGTCGGCAGCCGGCGAGCGCAGTCCCGCGCCCACCGTGGTGCCGCTGGCGCCGCCAGCCGCCCTGCGCAGGCGCCTCGCAAGCGTCGCTGAAGAAGCCGCTGACAGGGCTGATAG ATTGACTATGAATAGACTAAAACGAAGAACGTGGGACAGTTTAGAATTTGATTGGAAAGATGGTGATGTACATAGTTTTGATATTGACGCGCCATCGGATATAGAGCCGGATTATGACTGTCCGAGTATACCAAACAATCCACATACCTTTGAAAATAAACATAATCTAAGAAATAAGTCAAAAAAAGACTTTGTAAGTGCTCCATCGAATAGAACTATAATTAATTTAACCGAAGACGGTGCTACAATTCAATGTAGTTATGATAACCATAACCAATCTCCTAGGAAAAGCACATTCACCGCAAATCACACGACTagagataataatgataaaaaaacaATAGTAGTTGAAGTTCATCACACCAGTGGTCCTACAACCTGTCCAAAAACGCACAGTAACTATCCACCGCCCCCGAAGAAAGAAGACCTGGACTCCTCCAGTATATCGAGTTCAGCTACGTTATCGAGTGCCATTGCCGAAGAGTTGCAGAGGCGGAAATTG AAAAAGACATCGAATTCTATAGAAAATAATCCAGCGCCAAATCCGCCGAAAAAATCTAGCATACCAAAAATCGCAAGTAATGATCAGAAGAAGCAGCACGACGCCCTAATGGACGAATTCAAAAAAGTGCATAGGAAAATGTTTGCTAACCAAGATGAGACCACCACAAAAGAAGGCACTGAGACCGACGTTGACAGCTTG GATCGCAAACAGACTCTGCCATTGAAGAAGGCCGAGTACGACTCTGCAGAGACCACCACCAACCATCACGCGCCGCCGAAACGGGAAGCCACCGACAACCCACCACCTCCGCCACCG ATGCCTACTACAAACGGACACCAAAACGGAGATGCCAAagcaataacaaataataaaccaATGGGCAAACCAATTTTCCAAGacattataaaatcacaaacaCTAAGAAACGGTACTTTGACTCGGACTCCCACACCAGATTACAACAATAAAGCGGACTCCGCGCAGTTGAAATTGAAGAGTAAGGATGACAAAGCCGAGCTCGAGTCGTTGGAGTCGTACAAGTTGAAGAACCCAGTGAATGTGCCACCGAAACCGCcgtctaattattttatgagAGCTCCGAATGGTACTGCGACTATGAAGAAGCTCGCGCGACCTGTTTCTGTGACCATAGGCGAGtacgcgggcggcggcggccgaCGGGAGCCGACGAAGCTGGACTTCCTGGGCGCCGACAAGCCCGACGGCGGAGCGCCCGACGACGTCCCCATCACTAATCGGCTGCAGTCCGAACTGGCGATGACGCTGTCCAGATCCAATTTGCGCAAAAAGACTGAGGCTTTG GATGATGCTATAGCTAAATATAGTAACGCTAGGGGTCTGCTCCTAACCGAAGATAGCGATACATCTTTAGATCAGAATTTTCATGCCAGATACGGCAACTACCTTCATCCGCTGCCGCCCTCGATTAATATACCAAAAGTTGCAAAACTCAAGTACCACGTCATTTGA